In a genomic window of Bacteroidales bacterium:
- the purN gene encoding phosphoribosylglycinamide formyltransferase, which yields MKKIAVFASGSGTNAQNIAEYFLVVRDIRVSLVLANKPDAFVLERAKKLGIPSLVFTRKEFYESEVILDALQRNKIDFIVLAGFLWLIPDYLLKAFSRRIINIHPALLPKYGGKGMYGDKVHQAVIQSGDKQTGISIHYVNDHYDEGEIIFQDSFDILPEDTAESIAKKVHALEYLHFPRIIEETIRAVDSLK from the coding sequence ATGAAAAAAATAGCTGTATTCGCTTCAGGCAGCGGGACAAATGCTCAAAATATTGCGGAATATTTCCTGGTTGTCCGGGATATCCGCGTTTCACTGGTCCTCGCTAATAAGCCTGATGCTTTTGTCCTGGAACGAGCTAAAAAACTTGGTATACCCTCTTTGGTTTTCACCAGGAAGGAATTTTATGAAAGTGAAGTCATCCTTGATGCCCTTCAAAGGAATAAAATTGATTTTATCGTTTTAGCCGGTTTTTTATGGCTTATCCCCGACTATCTTCTAAAAGCCTTTTCCCGTCGGATAATAAACATACACCCTGCTCTTCTGCCAAAATATGGTGGAAAAGGGATGTATGGCGATAAAGTACATCAGGCGGTGATCCAGTCGGGCGATAAACAAACCGGGATTTCTATTCATTATGTCAACGATCATTATGATGAAGGGGAGATCATTTTTCAGGATTCATTCGATATACTTCCTGAAGATACGGCTGAAAGTATAGCGAAAAAGGTGCATGCACTAGAGTATTTGCACTTTCCAAGGATTATTGAAGAAACAATCAGAGCAGTTGATAGTTTAAAGTAG
- the dnaG gene encoding DNA primase, with protein sequence MNLISKLTIARILEDAHIEEVIGEFVKLKKSGQNYKGLSPFTSERNPSFYVSPAKGIYKCFSSGKGGNVVNFLMEHEHFTYPEALLFLAKRYGIAVEEDEVSPEDVQAENERETLFQVTAFALNFFTNNLLETETGKAIGLEYLKDRDLRLDTIKKFQLGYSPENWDAFTKHALEQGYKLEYLEKTGLTINKDGRSYDRFRGRIIFPVHNISGRILGFGGRTLLKDDNVPKYVNSPESDIYNKSQILFGLYFAKNAIIRLDNCYLVEGYTDVISLHQAGIENVVASSGTSLTEEQIRLIKRYTPNITILYDGDPAGIKASFRGIDMVLEQGMNVRIVLFPDGEDPDSYARRHRRAELEELITGKAQDFIRFKTSLLLKEAAGDPIKRAGLIKEIVGSIALIPDPIYRSVYIKECSMLMEIQEQTLMNALNRLLYQRNRRQAEQEAVKQEVEFPEPPSFRQVEADQSSSEFQERDLIRLMLMYANYDIQIEDDNGDGQFSKQRIPVSRYIIEEIHRDDMSFRNPVYQKIFDVFDQALQNGEEPDEKRFIRDNEDEVLSTTVRDLLLFPYELSENWLRNRVLVVTEKDNLLQAVETTLLSFKSKTIDRMILDIMKEMKASTDEEDIMILQARQKELKDISRKINGQLGRVVVK encoded by the coding sequence TTGAATTTGATCTCCAAACTAACTATAGCGAGAATTCTTGAAGATGCCCATATCGAGGAGGTGATCGGTGAATTTGTAAAGCTTAAAAAGAGCGGGCAGAATTATAAAGGGCTCAGTCCGTTTACTTCTGAACGCAATCCTTCTTTTTATGTTTCGCCTGCCAAAGGGATTTATAAATGCTTTAGTTCGGGAAAGGGCGGGAATGTTGTTAACTTCCTGATGGAGCATGAGCATTTTACTTACCCGGAAGCGCTTCTTTTCCTTGCAAAGAGGTACGGCATAGCTGTAGAGGAAGACGAGGTCAGCCCGGAAGATGTGCAGGCGGAAAATGAGCGGGAGACCCTTTTCCAGGTGACGGCTTTCGCCCTGAACTTTTTTACAAATAATTTACTGGAAACTGAAACTGGTAAGGCTATTGGTTTAGAATACCTGAAAGACCGTGACCTCAGGCTGGATACTATTAAAAAATTCCAGCTCGGTTACAGTCCTGAAAATTGGGATGCGTTTACAAAGCACGCCCTTGAACAGGGGTATAAGCTCGAATACCTGGAAAAGACCGGGCTTACGATAAACAAAGATGGTCGCAGTTATGACCGTTTCAGGGGAAGGATTATTTTTCCTGTCCATAATATTTCAGGCCGTATCCTGGGTTTCGGGGGCAGGACATTGCTTAAGGACGACAACGTACCAAAATACGTCAATTCGCCTGAATCGGATATTTATAACAAGAGCCAGATCTTATTCGGGCTCTATTTTGCCAAGAATGCCATCATCAGGCTCGACAACTGCTATCTTGTCGAAGGTTATACTGATGTGATTTCCCTGCACCAGGCCGGGATTGAGAATGTCGTGGCTTCTTCAGGCACTTCCCTGACAGAGGAACAGATCCGCCTGATTAAGCGATATACACCTAATATCACCATTCTTTACGATGGTGATCCTGCCGGGATCAAAGCTTCATTCCGGGGTATCGATATGGTGCTGGAGCAGGGAATGAATGTCCGCATCGTATTATTTCCCGATGGAGAAGATCCCGATTCCTATGCCCGGAGGCACAGGCGCGCCGAATTGGAGGAGCTGATCACAGGCAAGGCGCAGGACTTCATCCGGTTCAAAACGAGCCTGCTGTTAAAGGAAGCCGCCGGCGATCCGATAAAGCGGGCCGGCCTGATAAAGGAAATTGTCGGAAGTATTGCCCTTATCCCGGACCCCATTTACCGTTCGGTTTATATCAAGGAATGCAGCATGTTGATGGAAATTCAGGAACAAACCCTGATGAATGCCCTGAACCGCCTCCTTTACCAGCGCAACCGGCGTCAGGCAGAACAGGAGGCTGTGAAACAGGAAGTGGAATTCCCTGAACCGCCTTCCTTCAGGCAGGTTGAGGCTGATCAGTCGAGCAGCGAGTTTCAGGAAAGGGACCTGATCCGCTTAATGCTCATGTATGCCAATTATGATATCCAAATTGAAGATGATAATGGCGATGGGCAGTTTTCCAAGCAGAGGATCCCTGTTTCACGCTACATTATTGAAGAGATCCACAGGGATGATATGAGTTTCCGCAACCCGGTATATCAGAAAATTTTTGATGTCTTTGACCAGGCCCTGCAAAATGGTGAAGAGCCTGATGAGAAACGTTTTATCCGGGATAATGAAGATGAAGTCCTGAGCACAACAGTCAGAGATTTGCTGCTTTTTCCTTATGAATTGAGTGAAAATTGGCTACGCAACCGGGTGCTGGTGGTCACTGAGAAAGACAACCTTCTTCAGGCTGTCGAAACTACTTTGCTTTCCTTCAAATCGAAAACTATTGACCGCATGATCCTCGATATCATGAAAGAAATGAAGGCATCCACTGATGAAGAAGATATTATGATCCTGCAGGCCAGGCAGAAAGAGCTGAAGGATATTAGCCGCAAGATTAACGGACAGCTGGGAAGGGTAGTGGTTAAATAG
- a CDS encoding acyl carrier protein: MSDIATRVKAIIVDKLGVDENEVTPEASFTNDLGADSLDTVELIMEFEKEFNIAIPDDAAEKIGTVGDAIKYIEENTK; encoded by the coding sequence ATGTCTGACATAGCAACCAGAGTCAAAGCTATCATAGTTGATAAGCTTGGTGTAGATGAAAACGAAGTTACTCCCGAAGCCAGCTTCACAAACGATTTAGGCGCTGATTCCCTGGATACGGTTGAACTCATCATGGAATTCGAAAAGGAATTCAACATTGCTATTCCCGATGACGCAGCTGAAAAGATAGGAACAGTTGGTGATGCGATCAAATACATCGAAGAGAACACCAAATAA